The Lewinellaceae bacterium nucleotide sequence AGAACGTACAAATTTTCAGGAGCGCCTGAAAAATGATCCTCTTTTTAAGGAATCTTACGAGGTGAGAAAAAGCATGGATATTTTTCTCAAAAACAGGAAAGGAAAAGCATCTTTGATCAAAGACCTCGACAGTCTTGGAAATCAATATTTTCAAGAATCAGAAAACGACAAGTCAAAGGGTAAAGTTACAAAAATGATACCCCGGTGGGCTCGGTATGCTTCAGCTGCAGCGGCAATTATGCTCCTGGTTATTGCCATCCGTAATTTCCTGCCACAGAATATCCTTTATAATCAATATGCCGATATAGGTAAAATGAATTTGGAGGAAAAAGGCCCTGAAACTTTTACTGGTAAAGCGGAAATAGCGTTTAACGCACAGGATTATATCTCCGCATATTACTTTCTGACCCAGCATCTGGAACGGGAGCCGGAAGATATCCAGGCTATTTATTATCTTGGACTTTCGGCTCTGGAATCAGGAAAATATGAAGAAGCTTTAAATATTTTTGAAAATTTAAACAAAGGAGCTACAGCTTATCAAAAATCCGGTAAATGGTGGCAGGCGATGACCTATTTAAAAATGAAAAATTTTAATCAATGCAGGAAAGCTTTGAAAGAAATTCCGGAGTCCAATGAAGCCTTTTATGAGAAAGCACAGGAGTTGTTGGTGAAAATTGATAAAAGATAGGAAGTACCGGAAATCAGCCTATCAAATCTAGAATGTAAGAGTGAAGCGGAACCTCAATTCCAAAAAAATTAACATTCTACATTTCACGGTTTTGCATTTTAAATTTCACATTTCAAAACAACGGCCCTTCCCGCGTTAACGAAAAGGGCCGTACAAAAATTTGGATA carries:
- a CDS encoding tetratricopeptide repeat protein, producing MKDDYKWIDEYLNGNLSEEERTNFQERLKNDPLFKESYEVRKSMDIFLKNRKGKASLIKDLDSLGNQYFQESENDKSKGKVTKMIPRWARYASAAAAIMLLVIAIRNFLPQNILYNQYADIGKMNLEEKGPETFTGKAEIAFNAQDYISAYYFLTQHLEREPEDIQAIYYLGLSALESGKYEEALNIFENLNKGATAYQKSGKWWQAMTYLKMKNFNQCRKALKEIPESNEAFYEKAQELLVKIDKR